The following coding sequences are from one Mytilus trossulus isolate FHL-02 chromosome 8, PNRI_Mtr1.1.1.hap1, whole genome shotgun sequence window:
- the LOC134727845 gene encoding ficolin-1-like: protein MEILTTQKPTSNGPDCNGISGGSSSGVYTIYVENLPLDVYCEMTGSGQWTVFQRRIDGSTDFYRTWQEYKQGFGNVNSEYWLGNDNLHKILSTGNYKLRVDLEELNGEVRYAEYETFDVGNEATNYELTIGNYNGNAG, encoded by the exons ATGGAAATCCTAACAACCCAAAAACCAACAAGCAACGGACCTGACTGTAATGGTATTTCTGGTGGAAGTTCTAGTGGTGTTTACacaatatatgttgaaaatcTACCTCTCGATGTATACTGCGAAATGACAGGTTCTGGTCAATGGACG GTGTTTCAAAGAAGAATAGATGGTTCTACAGATTTCTACAGGACTTGGCAGGAATATAAACAGGGATTTGGGAATGTAAATTCGGAATACTGGTTAG GGAATGACAATTTACATAAGATCCTATCTACAGGGAACTACAAACTACGAGTTGATCTAGAAGAATTGAACGGTGAGGTGCGGTATGCTGAATATGAAACGTTTGATGTAGGCAATGAAGCTACAAACTACGAACTCACTATAGGAAATTATAATGGAAATGCTGGTTAA